The DNA window ATTTTCTTGTCACACTTTTTAAGCCAATAggtttttatgtttatgttttattCCTCCCTATTTTCTATCTTCCACTCTGATGTGAAAAGGTTTGCAGATGGCAAAGGCACTACAGTTTGTAAATGTAAGAAGAATGGTTCATTTGGATGTAAAACCTGATAATGCATATGTGAAGAATGGTGTTTATAAGcttggtgattttggatgtgcAACTCTCCTAAATAAGAGCTGCCAGTTGAAGAGGGTGATGCACATTACATGCCTCAAGAAATCCTAACGAGAACTATGATCATCTTGACAAGGTTGATATCTTCTCTTTAGCGGTTACTATTATGTAAGTggtcataaattaaaaaaatgcaagGCAAAACCGATCTGGTGTTGTGAGGAAGAGCTTGTCAAACAGAGAAGCTCTATACTACAATATAGAATCTGATCGGATTATTACATGTAATGAATCTTAATTCGTGAGATTAGTATAAATAAATCCCAAATGTGTAACCCTATGACGTATGAAACATACAGATTCCATACCATATATAGGAGCAAGTTTctctttggttcatccttggctgGTCCATGTTGATTTTTTCATCTGATGGGTCTAATAATTGTTATTAGGTCATGGTGGATCATGATCCAATACGGCGGCCTTCCGCAAAGAATTAGTTGAAAATCTAATTTTTGGGAAGGTTTCGAAAAATATAAAAGCCTGAGCATATTTATTATATGTGTCGATGCAGCAAGCTAGAAAGGCTGTTGAGTGGAAGTGGTGAGACCTTGCAATCAGCTGATCCTGTTTCGAATTGTGGGCATTTGTTGAAAGTGGCTTAACTTATGCACCAAATTTACCGATATgcattttgtaaagtttggtGAAACCAATTATGCGGTCAAGATTTGCAGTACTATTATGAATAAAGTGAACTCCTACTCTACTTATATCAGTAATGGTGCAAActttctaaaatttaaatgttCAAGGCAGGTGCTACAAGCAGgggtgatcatgggtcgggtcgggttgGGCCCAAGCAAAAATTAAAGTCCATTTTTTAGGCCCGAGTCTGGCCCGATTCGAAAAATGTGCCTAAGTCCAACTTGGATAAAAATGTTAGAACTCGGGCTTGACTCAGCccgcccatattaaattttttatattatattatttttttacataattttaaaatataataatacatcaaaaatactaaaaacattaaaataaatattttcgaacaaattgaaaataaattttaaaaaatatgtatacttatataataataagatagatgcaacttaacaagaaaatgactctaaaataataacaaaatagtagcaatataatagtgaaatggtagtaaaataaggagaaaacaaaaaaaaattaaaaaaacaaaaaaatagcagattttttttggcatttagtgaattcgggtgGAGCCGGgttgggtttgggcaaaaatgtCTTACCCGATGCCCAATCTATTTTTAAAACGAGCCTTATTTTTTTGCCtaggcccatttttcgggctTATGTTTTTACCCAAATTCTCTCacttttcgggcgggccttcatAGCTCAAGCCCGACccgaataaaaatactaaaactcggGCCTGGCCcacccgtattaatttttatataatttttaaatatatataatacatcaaaaatactaaaaacatcaaaacaaatattttttaacaaattaaaaataaattttaaaaaggatgtatacttaaataatactaagataggtATAATTTAATAAGCAAATACAAATATGAGGTGTagttattatataaaaaagtaaatatgtTGTTTTTTTAACTCCAAACAATGAGAATCTACAAATTTGTGAAAGAATTCTCATCTCATCCaatcaattaaactaaaattgTGGAAGAATCTACAAGTGGCATGGTTCCTTTGATATTTTTGGattaaacatgcataaattagGCTTAGTACTTGACTTGGGCTTGTTACACAGGCATGAGCTGGACTTGCTATATATAAAAGTAAGCAAGTATTTTTGGGTAATGTTTGGAATCCACATATTTGCAAAAGAGTCAATAAATCAAACAAATGGAAATAAACAAATTTACAAAAAAGTCCTTGAATCTCACCCAAccaactaatttaaatatttttacaatccTCATAGTCTTGTGCTGCATACGATCAAGCTTTTGGTTTTTGGAAAAAAGGTGTTTGATTATTAGATTATTATTGAAGCAATGACCAACGCCACTGTCCAAACATGGCTCAAGATTCCAATGTCCGATGGCCAACTCGAAGCCAACATTCCTTCAGTTCCACTGTGTAaaccaaatggttcaatggaccTCATTTTCGCAAACAATGAAATAATACATTCAATTATTGATTTGGTTGCATCAACATTATATTTGTATTTAAGTTAACTATTGAATCTTGTGATTTGTGAAtggaaaaaaatgttaaataaagtAGTTTTGCTTGGCCTTTCTAACATAACTTGTGAAATTCTAATGAATGGACATCTCAGGTCTGGCAGGTCTCGTATGTACGGTTAAGATTAAACGATTTGATGATCCTACTGTAGTCCCCACCACCCTCGATTACTCTGCCAACAAATAATGACAATTTCCCGCgcaatttcaaattaattttctCCCTCCTCCCACCCACCAAAAAAGTAGAAGTAAAAAAATACTGTGAAAAATGCATTCTATATAATATCCCGCACGAGCGTGCCAAGGAGAGAAAGAGAGATTGGTTGATGAAGAGAAGAGGAGCGAAGCGGCCAAGTAATAAGATGAAAGGGACATTGGGGAAGCACTTTCAAGTTCAGTTCCACCACCACCAATCATCTTCCGCCACCTCATCCTCCATCTTCACCCGGAACCTTCTAGATTTCGGATCTCAGGATGACCCTTCCACTTCCGTTCCCGACCTCGACGCCGCCGATGACAAAGATTTCATTCTCAGTCAAGACTTCTTCTGGTATATCTTCTTACACTTTGAATAGGTATTATTCTAAATTTCTTATTTTGcttcttcaaatatttttttttgatgatGGATGCAGCACTCCTGATTATATCACCCCTGATAATCAGAACCTCATGAACGGCTTTGATTGCAACAAGGTATTACTATCATTCATAACTTGTCGAGGAATATCTGGTTATTTTTTctgttttgagttttgaaattgtttttgttttacttATCAATTTCACAGGAAAATATTCCTTGCCCTAAGTCGCCGGAGAAGCCGAATACTCTCAAAAGCAAGAGACCTCGACAAGGTAATATGCAAGTAATTGATGAAAGCTAGAATATTTAGAAGGATGGATTGTGGATTTGTAGTTGTTGAAAAGTCCTGAATCCTGATCTTTTATTTTGATGCTTTACCTTATACATATACACAACTTGGAGCTTCGTCATTGCGAAACGATGAAAACAAGTTCGCTTTTCCACATCTACTTGCAATATATGACAACATGGAGCTCCATTTGAAAGAGATATTTGATCCGACTTTCATAAGTTAAAGTGACCAGTAAAGATAAGCTGTGGCATTCCCCTGCTGTTTATCAGAGGGCAAGTTAGTAACTTTAGTCATCACACGATATTTTGCATATTCATTGTGAAATTTGGTGGCTGGGTAAAGATCATAGGATTTAAAATAGGGACCCTCCTGCTTAAGGTCATTGAACATGTTTAATGACCAAAACCATAATCTTTATATGATGATATAACATGGTGAAAGAGTAGAAAAATGTGGCCCAGCCTACAACATGAAGTTTAACTGATGGGGAACTTTGTTACTGGTCTAGAAATGATTCAGGATAGTGGTAATAGAAACTAGTAGTTGAGATCATAATTTTAGTTTTCGTATtttcagttttctttttcttcctaaaATTTTGTGTTTCTGACTGGATTTAATATCTGATCTGTTAGCACATATTCCTGTCAAAAGTTTAGGCATAAGAACTTTCTTTTTGTcgtttctttatatatatatgtacaaaaatTTAAGAACACAAGTGGTTTTTGTGAACAAATTTCAACTGAATATCCATTCTTCTCTCAGATGGTATCCTGGTAAATCCCCTCAGCCCTACATTATCTGGCTCTCAACAGATAGTGGAACTTGCCAGTGACAACTTTGATAAATATGAAGGCAACCTAGAAAAAGCAATCATACCTGGAGTACAGAAGACTAAAAATTATGTTTCTCAATCTGCTGTTGCTCTACGATGTCGGGTTATGCCACCTCCATGTATTAAAAACCCATATCTAAAGGATGCTTCAGAAGTTGACACTGATCCTTTTGGAAATCAAAGATCAAAGTGTGCAGGTACAATTCTAGTTTGTAAAGATCAAAGATTTGAGAAAGAAGATACCCATTTGAAGAAACTCTTCACTTCCTAAAATTCTTTATCCAaaagattttaataatatatcaaTACAATATACAGGTTTCTTCCCTGCAATCATTGGTGGAGATGGGCTTTCGCGCTATCACACAGATTTTCATGAGATTGAGGTGCCCATCCCTATTTTATATTCCATAGGTTTTCGAACTTATTTGGAATCATATGTTTCAATATACGTATTAATGTCTAACCTCCAGGCTAttatattctctttctttttgCCTTGTTTTCCAGCAAATTGGTACTGGGCATTTCAGTCGAGTTTTCAAAGTTTTAAAGAGAATTGATGGTTGCTTGTATGCTGTGAAACATAGTACACGGCCATTGCATCAAGAAACTGAGAGGTAgctttcagtttttttttttaaatttcttttgcaCAGGTTTCTCTGCTACtaattattaagaaaattttattataaaataacgTTAATGTTTTGCAGGAGAAAAGCCTTGATGGAAGTTCAAGCTTTAGCAGCATTAGGTATAAATCTGTATTTactctctttttctatttcttaGTTTTTTTCATGTTGttcaatttaagaaaaaaatttgaattgtagTCTCAGGCATTGATACTAAAGCAATCTTTTGCAGGATCTCATGAAAACATTGTTGGATATTACTCTTCTTGGTTTGAAAACGAGCAACTTTATATTCAAATGGAGCTATGTGATTACAGCTTGTCTAGAAAATCGTCTACTCAACTGTTCACAGAAGGAGAATTCCTGAGAGCCATGCATCAGGTTAGCATGAGAGGAAATACAGCATCCCTACAAAAAAAAATGGCTGGGGATTTAATTACCCTTATCTGAGAAAAAAGGGCAGAAATATAAGTATAGATaatgttttgaaaaatgaaatggtCTCGTTCCCATTTATTAGCTTGCTTGGTTCGAATCACCTTCTTATGACTTAATATCACATAATTATTGCCAAAGATATCTTCCCTTTTCACCTTTCATGGTTATTAAGGGACTATACCTGATCTTCATTTTCTACAAAGAATGAGAATAATAcctttcaacctttaaacttatGCTTACATGATTGTATTTGGAATTTAGGATCAAAACAATAGTTTCCTGCTCACAATCCTCCATGGTTTTCCCTTCTACTTAGTACACAGTACTTTTTAATGCATTTTCTTGTCACATTTTTTAAGTCAATAGGTTTCTTtgtttatgtttttatgtttatgtttaattCCTCCCTATTTTCTATCTTCCACTCTGATGTGAAAAGGTTTGCAGATGGCAAAGGCACTGCAGTTTATACATGAAAAAGGAATAGTTCATTTGGATGTAAAACCTGATAATGTATATGTGAAGAATGGTGTTTATAAGcttggtgattttggatgtgcAACTCTCCTAAATAAGAATCTGCCAGTTGAAGAGGGTGATGCACGTTATATGCCTCAAGAAATCCTAAATGAGAACTATGATCATCTTGACAAGGTTGATATCTTCTCTTTAGGAGTTACTATTTATGAGCTTATTAGGGGATCACCTTTGCCAGAATCAGGACCTCAGTTTCTTAGAGAAGGAAAGCTGCCACTGCTTCCTGGGTATTCCctacaatttcaaaatttactcaAGGTATCCTATTTTCTGCTCGAAGTTCTTCAGTTTTAGATATAATTAGCTAATTATGTTGTTTCCTAACTGCCTATAAAGCATCATTGGAGATACTTAGTCCTGATTTTCCTGTCTAATATGTCAGtggttataaattaaaaaaatgcaagGCAAAACTGATCTGGTGTTGTGAGGAAGAGCTTGTCAAACAGAGAAGCTCTATACTACAATATAGAATCTGACAGGATTATTACATGTGATGCATCTTAATTTGTCAGATTGGTATATATAAATCCCAAATGTGTAACCCTATCACATATGAAACATACAGATTCCATACCATATATATGAGCAAGTTTCTCTTTGGTTCATCCTCGGCTGGTCCATGTTGATTTTTTCATCTGATGGGTCTTATAATTGTTATCAGGTCATGGTGGATCATGATCCAGTACGGCGTCCTTCCGCAAGGGAATTAGTTGAAAATCCAATTTTTGACAAGGTTTCGAAAAATGCAAAAGCCTGAGCATATTTATTATATGAGTCGATGTAGCTAGCTTGAAAGGCTGTTGAGTGGTAGTGGTGAGACCTTGCAATCAGCTGGATCCTGCTTCGAATTGTGGGCACTTTGTGAAAGTGGCTTAACTTATGCACCAAATTTACTGGTGCgcattttgtaaagtttggtGAAAGCGACCAGGTGGTCAAGATTTGCAGTACTATTTTGACTAAAGTGAGTTCCTGCTCTACCTATGTGCACCGAATTAAGTTTGTCCTAGTAATGGTGCAAATTTTGTAAAGTCAACTGTTCAAGGCAGGTGCTACAAGTGGCATGATTCCTTTGATTTTTTTGGATCAAACTTGCTCAAATTAGTCTTAGTACTGTTTTCATACAGTTTGCTTTCTTGTACCACTTGGCCTGGGCTGTTAGGCATGGAAGCTAGGTAACATAATGATATTGGCTGGCGCGTATTGATTTTGAAGAAAATTGaaactattatttttaatttttcacttatTAATGGTGGAatgatgttttgaaaattaaaaaaaaaaaaatcgtttTCTATGCTTGCATTCTATATATTGTATGTATTTGGAAATAGGCTAGTTTGTAATGTTAAGTATGGTGCATGTGAACATGtggttataattttattattatttaataaaatgattttattttatatagttgatttaagtaattattattaaaaataattaaactattcgatttaaaaataaattaattttaaatcataattaagaagtatatttatataatatttgaaaaataatttgagTTTGGGTGTgtttgcatttatttattttatttaaaggttAAG is part of the Gossypium hirsutum isolate 1008001.06 chromosome D11, Gossypium_hirsutum_v2.1, whole genome shotgun sequence genome and encodes:
- the LOC107924695 gene encoding wee1-like protein kinase; amino-acid sequence: MKRRGAKRPSNKMKGTLGKHFQVQFHHHQSSSATSSSIFTRNLLDFGSQDDPSTSVPDLDAADDKDFILSQDFFCTPDYITPDNQNLMNGFDCNKENIPCPKSPEKPNTLKSKRPRQDGILVNPLSPTLSGSQQIVELASDNFDKYEGNLEKAIIPGVQKTKNYVSQSAVALRCRVMPPPCIKNPYLKDASEVDTDPFGNQRSKCAGFFPAIIGGDGLSRYHTDFHEIEQIGTGHFSRVFKVLKRIDGCLYAVKHSTRPLHQETERRKALMEVQALAALGSHENIVGYYSSWFENEQLYIQMELCDYSLSRKSSTQLFTEGEFLRAMHQMAKALQFIHEKGIVHLDVKPDNVYVKNGVYKLGDFGCATLLNKNLPVEEGDARYMPQEILNENYDHLDKVDIFSLGVTIYELIRGSPLPESGPQFLREGKLPLLPGYSLQFQNLLKVMVDHDPVRRPSARELVENPIFDKVSKNAKA